The segment CATGACTGGACCGACGAGCAAGGCCGCCAGGTCATCCGCTGCTTCGTCAAGGGAGCCCCGGACGTGCTCGCCGCCCGGGCCGGCGGCTACCTAGGCGACACAGGCAACGTCCTGCCGTTCGACGCCGCCGCCCGGCAACGCCACGATCGAGCGAACGCGGACATCGCCGGGCAAGGCATGCGGGTGATGGCCGTCGCCGTTCAGGATTTCCCCGCCGACGACTTCACACCGCCCCAGGACCCCAAGGACATGCTCGATCGTTTGGTCCTGGTTGCTCTCGCCGGCATCGTCGACCCGCCACGCCCGGAAGCCAAAGAGGCCATCCAGCAATGCCGTGACGCAGGGATCAGAGTCCGGATGCTCACCGGCGACCACGCCGCCACCGCCGCCGCGATCGCCGCCGAGATCGGCATCCCCGGCCGGGCAGTGACCGGCACCGACCTCGACACCATCACCGACGACAGCGACCTCGCCCGCGAACTCGACGACATCGGGGTCGTCGCCCGAGTGTCGCCCAGCCACAAGATCCGGATCGTGAGCGCGCTTCAGCAGCGCGGCGAGGTGACCGCGATGACCGGCGACGGCGTCAACGACGCCCCCGCGCTGCGCAAGGCCGACATCGGCGTGGCAATGGGCAAGACCGGGACGGAGGTGACGAAGGAGGCGGCCACCATGGTCCTGACCGACGACAACTTCGCCACCATCGTGACGGCTGTACGCGAAGGCCGCGGCGTGTACGCCAACATCGTCAACTTCACCCGCTTCCAGGTCTCCACCGCGCTCGGCTTCGTCATGACCTTCCTGATCGCGTCACTGACCGGCATCGCCGGCGGCGCACCGTTCACCGCGCTGCAGATCCTTTTCGTCAACCTGGTCATGGACGGGCCGCCCGCAATGTCGCTCGGCGTCGACCCGGTCAGCCCCGACGCGATGCGCCAGCCGCCCCGCCGCCGCAACGAACACATCCTCAACCGGCGACGGCTACTGCGGGTCCTGCTCGCCAGCACCGTCATGGCAGGCGGCACCCTGGCCGTCCTCGTCTGGGCGCCAGGGCCCGCGCCCGAACTCGGCCGGGCGACGACCGCCGGCACCATGGCGTTCGTAACCTTCGTGCTGTTCCAGGCCTTCAACCTGCTCAACGTCCGATCCGACATCCGCAGCGTGTTCAGCCCTGAAACTCTGCACAACCGATCCGCGCTCGCTGCCACCGGCCTCGTCGTGGCACTGCTCGCCGTCATCGTGCAGCTCGATGTCGCACACCACCTGTTCGCCACCACCGACCTCACCCCAGGGCAGTGGCTGACCTGCACCGCCGTCGCCTCCACCATCCTGATCACCGGCGAGTTACTCAAGATGGTGCTGCGTGCCCGCCGCCGTGGCTGAACAACGCACGCCACGTCGCGGTGCGCACCCGACCGGGGTGACCGCGCGCACGGCCACCGCGGATCACCCCGTCGACCTCATCACGGCCAAGGCCAGTCACATCGAGTACCGCGCGGGCGACTTCCGTAAATCAGATCAAAGCTGATCAGTAGCGGCCCTCTGCGTCGTCGGGGCCGCGAATGTCAAAGCTCGAGACCGCGCTTCTTGCAGCTCGCGAGGTACCCGACCGAGCCGGTTCGGGCACCGCCACATCCGAATCGACGTTTATATCCATTTCAAGTGCTCCGCGGACCGAGGTCGCACAACTCGACCGGACGTCACACTGTTCGAGGGGTGTGGTTGCATCGAGCGATCGGCTGCTGTGGTGCCGATTCGGCCGGATGGTCAGGCACAGTTGATCGGTGAGACTCGCCGGCTGACCGCTGGTTCATGGACGAGACGTAGAAGCATCCGATTCATAGGCTCGGCCAAGCGGAGATCAGACGTTGCTGCCGAGACCGGAACCGATCACCAGAAAAGTGCTGTCCGGCCAAGCCGCGCGGTCCTCGGCTTTGTTCGGCGGTCGGATGAATACGATCTTCACCCGGCGCGGCCACCAGCGGGCCGGTTCGGTCCAAGTGCACCGGGCACGCTGCGGATCCGAGCCGAGACAGTCGCCAGTCGGCTCCCAGCCGTCGAGTTGGTCGGCCACCATCGACCGGACCTGGTCCCAAGACGTGTCGAGTGGCATCACGTAGGTGCTCACGCTGGCTGCGCCGCGATCGGTGCGCAATTCCTGGTGGACCTCGGACGAGCGGAGATCCACGACGACCTCGTAGCCACCTTCGGGCAACTTCTCCGAGGCACCGGCCGGCGCGTTGATGGTGAAATGCTCGCCGGCTGTGAGCCAGCGGACGCCGCCGAAAGCTGCCAGAACCAGGATGATGGTCGCCACAGTGCCGGCCAAGGCCACACGTGCCCGTCGATCGATCCGCACAACCGAAGTCTAGGAGAGCACCGCACGGGATCGGCTACAGCCCGGGGCTTGATAAGCGGCACCAATCACCTGTGTCGCCGGTGGGTACCGACCTTCACGGGACGAGGCTGAACGCCACGGCGGTGCCAGTGTCGGACGGGATCGACCAACGCCTCGGTTCGATGGGCGGAGTGCACAACGCTGAAGTGTTGGCGGAACTCCGCGTGCGGCTCTATCGATAACGGCCCCGGGGCTCAGGAAACAGCGCGCGGCTTCACCCGTTCGCGAACCGTGCGCACCGTGCCGTAGCGGGCGAGTCCGCGCAGGTTGTGGAACCGGTGATAGTCCAGGGTGACCGGACGCAACTCCAGCCAGCTGTTCTTGTCCAGCACCTGCCGCCACTTCGGGTACGGCAGGAACAGATAGTGCTCCGGAAAGCGTGACTTGTCCTGGCTCGTGATCTTCAGGACCTCGGCCTGACGCCGGCCGGCACGCACCACGAGCATCGGCCGGTCTTTCGACTCGCCGTCGCCTTCCTGGAACGGCACATCGGCATACCAGACCTGACCGGCCTTCGGTGGCCACTGTCCCTGACTGCGATCACCGGCATGCGCGAGCGTTCCCGTTCGCCACTGATCGAACAACCGCCACCCGGCTATGACGAGCAGCGCCACCGCCGCGATCTGCACCATCGTCAAAACCATCCCCCACCGCAACGCCGACTCCGGTCCGGTCTTCTCGCCGGTCAGCACCGCCACGGCGCCCCGTGCATCCACGACGAAAGCCAGACCGATGCCGGCGCCCAACGTCAGCACACCGAGCAGAGCGAGCCAGGCCGGCGGCAGCCGGTCCAGCGCCGCCCACACCGCCACACACCCGAGCACGGCAACCAGCGCGTTCCCCCCGGCCGGTCCCGCCAGCCCCCAGGACGGCATCCCCCCGGCATGCCACGCCAGCACCGTGCCCGAGGCCGCCGCCAGCACTGCAACAGCCCGGCCCAGCAACGGAACAAGCCGCAGACCCGGCCACACCGGCCGGTACCACCACGCCACCGCCACCGCGAGCGCCGCCGACACCGACAGCCACAGAACAGCCGGTCCTGGCTGCTCACCGGCGGAATCCGCTCCGCCGGGACTCACCAGCACCACCGCCGGCCAGGCGAGCAACGCCGCCACAAACCAGAGAGCGAAGATCTTCACCGACACAGAGAGCAGCCCGCCCCGGGCATATCCATCACCACGCACCGGCTGAGCTTAAGTCCACACCAGACTAAGATCATCACCTATGCAGCTCAGTAGTTGCACACCCATGGGACCGTAGCGGTCATTGGTGTCAGGCGGCTTTCCCTGGTGACCGATCCGTATGATCCGGCTGATGATCAACGAGCCGTTGCGCCCCGGCCCCGCGGCCATCGGGCGGCGACCGCCCAGCATCAGCGCCAGCGTGCTGCTTTTCGCTTTCTGGTGGGTGTACGTACTTGCCGTTGACATCGCGCTCCTGGCCGAGGTCGGCGGCGCCGGGAACTGGCTCGCCCTGGGTGGCTGCACGGTGGCCGTCGGTGTCCTGCTGCGTGGCCTCCGGCGCGGGAGCCCGACCGCGTGGCGGGTGGCCCAGCGATTCGCCGTGGGCGTCGCGCTCGCTTTTCTCGGTGGTGCCGCGACGATGCTGCTGTTCGGGCCGCGGCTCGGGTCGCTGATCGCGCCGCCGGTCGAACCCGTTGTCGTCGTGGGGATTCTGGGCGGGCTGCTGGCGGTGCTGGCCCTGCTCGTCAGCGGACTGCTGCTGCGCACAGCTTCGGCCCGGGCCTGGTGCGGTCGCTGATCGCTCATCGCCCAGGATGGCGCCACGCACTCGATCTTCACCGGCCGGCTCCTGCTGCCCCTGCTGTCCCCGCTCCGACGTACTGCCGCGGTCACCCTGGGGGACGGAACTCCGGTGGCGGTGCTGCGCCGCAAGTTCGTGTCCAAGCGGCACCAGTTCGACGTTCTTGATGCCGGAGCTACGACGCTGCTCGCCACCGGTGCCGCCACCAGCTTCGCGAACGACCATCACCGGCTGGTCGGTCCGCGTTCCGAGGTCATCCTGGAGTACCTGATCGACTATGCGGGTCGCCGGCGGGGGACGGTGACTCTGCCGGACGGCCGGGTCTTCACGACCGACGGCGACCGCAGTGCCCAGCATTTCGCCATCACCGACCGGTCGGGTCGCCCGGTGGCCTCGCTGGTGACCACGAGCAGCGCCTTGCCGATGCGGTCGGCGGACCTGGTGCTGGACGTCGGTGCGCCGGTGCTGACGCTGCTCGAAGCGATCGGCATGGCGCAGTGTCTGCTCACCGTGGTCAACTCCCGGCGGGGCGACGCCACCTGACCGGCGATCGTCACCGACGACCTTCAACCAATCCAAGGGGTACGGCGGCCGTTCGCACTGATCCGATCGGCTCCTGCGCTGTCCGGCTGAGCGCCAAGAAAAATGTCAGGCTTCGACCCCAAGCGCTCCAGTGGTGCAGAGCCGCGCACACGACAGGGTCCTGACACCTGCCCCAGGCGAACGGCCAGCGGAAGCCGCGCGTCGCACCTGGCGTGGCTGCGTGGCGTCCGGCACCGGCTCCCGTACGCGGTCAGATTGGCCACGAGCCGGCCCGCCGGGTAGGTGTCGAAGTCGACCTAGGGCAGCCACCACCAGACGGTGCCGTCCGCGCACTCGTAGTCCAGCAACATGTCGGCACGCGTCTCGAACAGGCTGCTCCCGACGTACACCGCTAAAGATTTCCGGTTCGCAGCCGAAGTACCAACCATGCCGGACCAGATGTTCCTGCTGGCGAATCTCGTGATCACGGTCGCGTACGCGTCGATCACGAGGGCGATTCTGGTGCCGGTCTACCGGGCCGGGCAGCTGCGGACCAACAAGCTGGCTGTGGCCACGTCGATGATCTTCTTCAGCTGTGCGGTCGGGCACGCCCTGCACGCGATCATGGCATATCAAACGATCATCCGCGGCCCGTCGGCACACCACATGGCCGGCGAGGCGGCCGGTTGGTCATGGACCTCGGCGCTGTGGGACGCCGGTACCGCCGCCATCGGGATCTACTACTGGACGTTGCGCCGCGGGTACGGAGTGCTGCTCGGCCCCGGCGGCATCTACATCGACCCATGGGGCCAGCACCGCCTGGACGAGGCGGCCACCCGGGAGCGTGCCGCCCGCGATCTGGCGGAAGCTCAACGCGCGACGCTGGCGACCGTAGTCGAGCACAGCGACGACGCGATCGTGGGGCTGACCCCGGAAGGGCTGGTCACCGCCTGGAACCGTGGTGCGGAGAAGCTGTTCGGCTACACGGCAGAGGAGATGCTGGGCAGGCCCGCCTCCATGTTGGCCGATGCTGATGGTGCTGAGCACCAGCGTGACGTGCTGGCCAGCATTCGTGACGGTGCCGGCGGCCGCTCGTATGAGGCCCGGCGGCTACGCAAGGACGGCACCCCGATCGACCTGGCGCTGACCATCACCCCGATCGCGGACCAGACCGGCGCTGTGATCGGGATCTCGGCCATCGCCCGCGACATCACCGCCGCCAAGGAAGCCGCCGAATACCAGCGCGCCGTCGAACAACGCA is part of the Actinoplanes sp. NBC_00393 genome and harbors:
- a CDS encoding cation-translocating P-type ATPase; protein product: MPAEAPSPATATGWHARPVADLLEELNADSADGLTTDEARHRRERLGRNQLDEVPKQPRWRAFLRQFQDLLIIILLVAAVVALVVGREWETPIAITFVVLLNATIGFVQESKAEAALDALRRMSVTTATVRRDGRVVRLDATELVPGDVVVVEAGDRVPADGRLLSATSLEIQESMLTGESQPSTKSASAAVDEDAPLGDRVNTVYMNTAVTRGHGEVLITATGMGTETGRIADMLHQAKPSSTPLQQQIDALSRTLAFIAGGVIVVVFALGLLRGQPFDDLFITAVSLAVAAIPEGLPAVVAFTLAMGTGRLAKRGAIVKRLASVETLGGTTQICTDKTGTLTLNQMTARELLMSGRRYRISGEGYSTDGRIDADGASPHGPLDPALVPMALCSDAVLRDDDIVGDPTEGALVVLAAKGGIDVTALRKQHPRVLDIPFDSDYKFMATFHDWTDEQGRQVIRCFVKGAPDVLAARAGGYLGDTGNVLPFDAAARQRHDRANADIAGQGMRVMAVAVQDFPADDFTPPQDPKDMLDRLVLVALAGIVDPPRPEAKEAIQQCRDAGIRVRMLTGDHAATAAAIAAEIGIPGRAVTGTDLDTITDDSDLARELDDIGVVARVSPSHKIRIVSALQQRGEVTAMTGDGVNDAPALRKADIGVAMGKTGTEVTKEAATMVLTDDNFATIVTAVREGRGVYANIVNFTRFQVSTALGFVMTFLIASLTGIAGGAPFTALQILFVNLVMDGPPAMSLGVDPVSPDAMRQPPRRRNEHILNRRRLLRVLLASTVMAGGTLAVLVWAPGPAPELGRATTAGTMAFVTFVLFQAFNLLNVRSDIRSVFSPETLHNRSALAATGLVVALLAVIVQLDVAHHLFATTDLTPGQWLTCTAVASTILITGELLKMVLRARRRG
- a CDS encoding two-component system sensor histidine kinase NtrB; the protein is MPDQMFLLANLVITVAYASITRAILVPVYRAGQLRTNKLAVATSMIFFSCAVGHALHAIMAYQTIIRGPSAHHMAGEAAGWSWTSALWDAGTAAIGIYYWTLRRGYGVLLGPGGIYIDPWGQHRLDEAATRERAARDLAEAQRATLATVVEHSDDAIVGLTPEGLVTAWNRGAEKLFGYTAEEMLGRPASMLADADGAEHQRDVLASIRDGAGGRSYEARRLRKDGTPIDLALTITPIADQTGAVIGISAIARDITAAKEAAEYQRAVEQRSNQAQRMESLGKLAGGVAHDFNNILAIIGNYTDFAIEETGDRPQVQADLKQARTAVERASNLTRQLLTFTRGDAIQPQDIDLNASIAEVHAMLQRTIGEHITLMAMPAKQPLVVHADPGQIQQILLNLAINARDAMPEGGTIVLEANVAALDGDELNMQPPLPAGTYARLLVSDTGHGMSPDTAARIFANRSTPPNPKAKAPDSAWPPSTASSPKPTAVSTSTPNSTSAPPSASTCHS